From Streptomyces sp. TLI_053, a single genomic window includes:
- a CDS encoding ElyC/SanA/YdcF family protein: MRRRPAQRRLFQLVTLGCSLALAPSAWLWISAGDRVGTVASAPSAPVAVVFGAGLFDGKPSPYLAHRLDAAVELYERQKVRAILVTGDNGRTSYDETDAMRRYLVEHGVPEVRVVGDYAGFDTWDSCTRAHRIFGVDRAVLVSQDFHVRRALALCEAAGIDSYAVGVPEVKDLTWLYGGFREVPGAGKALLNAWLRPDPLFLGPREPGIPEALADAGAAGPGGGAGDGTAGGGDGQVGAGVR; this comes from the coding sequence CTGCGCCGGCGACCGGCCCAGCGGCGGCTGTTCCAGCTGGTGACGCTCGGCTGCTCACTGGCGCTCGCGCCGAGCGCCTGGCTCTGGATCTCGGCCGGCGACCGGGTGGGGACGGTGGCGAGCGCGCCCTCGGCGCCGGTGGCGGTGGTGTTCGGCGCCGGGCTGTTCGACGGGAAGCCCTCGCCGTACCTGGCGCACCGTCTGGACGCGGCGGTGGAGCTGTACGAGCGGCAGAAGGTGCGGGCGATCCTGGTGACCGGCGACAACGGCCGGACCAGCTACGACGAGACCGACGCGATGCGCCGGTACCTGGTCGAGCACGGGGTGCCGGAGGTGCGGGTGGTCGGCGACTACGCGGGCTTCGACACCTGGGACTCCTGCACCCGGGCGCACCGGATCTTCGGGGTGGACCGGGCGGTGCTGGTGAGTCAGGACTTCCACGTCCGCCGGGCGCTGGCGCTCTGCGAGGCGGCGGGGATCGACTCGTACGCGGTGGGTGTGCCGGAGGTCAAGGACCTCACCTGGCTGTACGGCGGCTTCCGGGAGGTCCCGGGGGCCGGGAAGGCGCTGCTGAACGCCTGGCTGCGGCCGGACCCGCTGTTCCTGGGGCCGCGCGAGCCGGGCATACCGGAGGCGCTGGCGGACGCGGGCGCGGCCGGCCCGGGCGGTGGCGCCGGAGACGGCACGGCCGGTGGTGGCGACGGCCAGGTCGGCGCAGGGGTGCGCTGA